A portion of the Thunnus albacares chromosome 23, fThuAlb1.1, whole genome shotgun sequence genome contains these proteins:
- the ppp6r2a gene encoding serine/threonine-protein phosphatase 6 regulatory subunit 2a isoform X1: MFWKFDLHTTSHIDQLLDREDVTLRELMEEDDVLQECKAQNRRLLLFLSQDHCMQELVSLITTEPPADLEERSRFKFPNIACELLTADVSIINDKLGGDESLLEILYHFLEQDPPLNPLLASFFSKTIGNLIARKTEQVITFLKKKEGFIGLVLKHIDASAMMDLLLRLISCVEPAPLRQEVLHWLNEEKLVQRLTELIHTGKDEERQSNASQTLCDIIRLSRDQANQMQENAEVDPLLAVLESQESVAGLLKNMFEGERSEASIVNGTQVLLTLLETRRSGLEGLMDLYSQGYERSYTVNSSILNAIEPHLKDFQQLLLDPPKKSAILTTVGVLEQPLGNARLHVARLVAALLQTSAPSICQELCNLATMDLLLDLFFKYSWNNFLHFQVELCVAAILNHPSSEERPSPGLQNHDGKPAASAAEAQGEAVETGGTSEPQTSIHNALVAHLFQQCRLVQKILDAWEENDKIQAEGGTRRGNMGHLTRISNMVVQNLEKGPVQAQITDLIKELPEDCRGRWESFVDETLRETNRRNTVELVSTHNMHSSSEDDDMESPFPNDLSLQQAFSDYQIQQMTANFVDQFGFNDEEFSEHDENINATFDRIAEINFNLDADDNSANAAAFEACCKERIRQFDDAEEEEDIWEDKEINYATQAKSRTRFGVSQTSEGSSRSSMENGGRERDRGSESDEDEDSEQNTSDTGPGWTANFRDSGGNAASQTPAAWETSAGGGTDTQETGWANFTEFQPFSGTETDPRCSSPVDSGSSDADKQAKQNHEKSADVSASPGAPPAGEGRKAPLVASDSSSSGGSDSEEDDKTAGAPPAAAIASETAGTPGNKTADLKSEESPVSLEKLSLSDPPKASEQQPSEDSPVTTQTDRKEQTPPPQEVSVNGPV; encoded by the exons ATGTTTTGGAAGTTCGACCTACACACCACCTCCCACATCGACCAGCTGCTGGACAGGGAGGACGTGACGCTGAGGGAGCTGATGGAGGAGGATGACGTCCTGCAGGAGTGCAAGGCTCAGAATCGTCGActgctgctcttcctctccCAGGATCACTGCATGCAGGAGTTGGTCAGCCTCATCACCACAGAGCCACCCGCAGACCTGGAGGAGAGGAGCCGCTTTAA GTTTCCCAACATTGCGTGTGAGCTCCTAACAGCAGATGTGTCCATCATCAATGATAAACTGGGCGGGGACGAGTCTCTCCTCGAGATACTGTACCACTTTTTGGAGCAGGACCCGCCCCTCAACCCGCTACTGGCCAGTTTCTTCAGCAAAACCATCGGCAATCTCATCGCCAGGAAAACCGAACAg GTGATCACCTTTCTAAAGAAAAAGGAAGGCTTCATTGGTCTGGTGCTGAAACATATAGATGCCTCTGCCATGATGGACCTGCTGCTTCGCCTCATCAGTTGTGTGGAGCCTGCCCCCTTGAGGCAGGAGGTCCTCCAT tgGCTGAATGAGGAGAAGTTGGTTCAGAGACTCACAGAGCTTATCCATACTGGCAAAGATGAGGAG AGACAATCAAACGCGTCCCAAACGCTTTGTGACATCATCCGCCTTAGTCGAGACCAGGCCAATCAGATGCAGGAGAATGCGGAGGTCGACCCACTATTGGCCGTGCTAGAGTC GCAGGAGAGTGTAGCGGGACTCCTCAAGAACATGTTTGAGGGGGAGAGAAGTGAGGCCTCCATTGTTAACGGAACTCAAGTGCTACTTACCTTACTGGAGACCAGGAGGTCTGG GTTGGAAGGGCTGATGGATCTGTATTCTCAGGGTTATGAAAGGTCTTACACTgtcaacagcagtattttaaatgcCATTGAGCCCCATTTAAAGGACTTCCAGCAGCTTCTTCTGGATCCCCCCAAG AAAAGTGCAATATTGACGACCGTTGGCGTTCTAGAGCAGCCACTGGGGAACGCCCGCCTTCATGTGGCCCGGCTGGTGGCCGCCCTGCTGCAGACCAGTGCCCCCAGTATCTGCCAGGAGCTCTGCAATCTTGCCACCATGGACCTACTACTG GATCTGTTCTTCAAATACTCCTGGAATAACTTTTTGCACTTCCAAGTGGAGCTGTGTGTGGCGGCTATCCTGAACCACCCTTCCTCAGAGGAGCGGCCCAGCCCAGGCCTCCAGAACCACGACGGGAAGCCTGCAGCATCAGCCGCTGAGGCACAGGGGGAGGCAGTGGAGACAGGCGGGACCAGTGAACCACAGACCTCCATTCATAATGCCCTTGTGGCACAT CTCTTCCAGCAGTGTCGATTGGTACAAAAGATCCTTGACGCCTGGGAGGAGaatgataaaataca GGCTGAGGGCGGCACCAGAAGAGGCAACATGGGTCATCTGACCAGAATTTCCAACATGGTGGTCCAGAACCTTGAGAAAGGACCAGTACAGGCTCAGATCACTGATCTCATCAAAG AGCTGCCAGAAGACTGCAGAGGTCGCTGGGAGAGCTTTGTGGACGAGACCCTGAGAGAGACTAACAGGAGGAACACGGTAGAGCTG GTAAGCACCCACAACATGCACTCGTCCAGCGAGGACGACGACATGGAGAGCCCCTTCCCCAACGACCTGTCGCTCCAACAG GCCTTCTCCGACTATCAGATCCAACAGATGACTGCCAACTTTGTGGATCAGTTTGGGTTCAACGATGAGGAGTTCAGCGAGCATGATGAGAATATCAA CGCCACATTTGACAGAATTGCCGAAATAAACTTCAATCTAGATGCTGATGATAATAGT GCCAATGCGGCTGCTTTTGAAGCCTGCTGTAAAGAGAGGATACGCCAGTTTGATGatgctgaagaggaagaggacattTGGGAGGACAAGGAGATAAACTATGCAACACAAGCTAAATCCAGAACAAG GTTTGGGGTCTCTCAAACCTCAGAGGGAAGCTCCAGGAGCAGCATGGAGAATGGAGGCAGGGAGCGAGACCGTGGATCTGAATCTGATGAGGACGAGGACTCTGAGCAGAACACGTCAGACACAG GTCCGGGCTGGACAGCAAATTTCAGGGACTCTGGAGGGAATGCAGCATCCCAAACCCCGGCAGCATGGGAAACCTCAGCTGGAGGCGGAACAGACACACAGGAAACAGGCTGGGCCAACTTCACTGAGTTCCAGCCTTTCTCTGG TACAGAGACTGATCCCAGGTGCAGCTCTCCTGTGGACTCGGGTAGCAGCGACGCAGATAAACAAGCCAAACAAAACCACGAGAAGAGCG CAGATGTTAGTGCCTCCCCTGGTGCTCCTCCGGCAGGAGAAGGGAGGAAAGCTCCTCTCGTGGCCTCAGACAGCAGCTCCTCCGGGGGATCTGACAGCGAGGAGGATGACAAAACTGCCGGTGCTCCTCCCGCTGCAGCCATTGCCTCGGAAACAGCCGGCACCCCCGGCAACAAGACAGCTGACCTCAAAAG TGAGGAGAGTCCAGTGTCTCTGGAGAAACTCTCTCTGTCAGATCCTCCAAAAGCATCAGAACAGCAGCCGTCTGAGGATTCACCAGTAACCACACAGACTGACAGGAA AGAGCAAACGCCACCGCCCCAGGAAGTGTCCGTCAACGGGCCGGTCTGA
- the ppp6r2a gene encoding serine/threonine-protein phosphatase 6 regulatory subunit 2a isoform X2 — MFWKFDLHTTSHIDQLLDREDVTLRELMEEDDVLQECKAQNRRLLLFLSQDHCMQELVSLITTEPPADLEERSRFKFPNIACELLTADVSIINDKLGGDESLLEILYHFLEQDPPLNPLLASFFSKTIGNLIARKTEQVITFLKKKEGFIGLVLKHIDASAMMDLLLRLISCVEPAPLRQEVLHWLNEEKLVQRLTELIHTGKDEERQSNASQTLCDIIRLSRDQANQMQENAEVDPLLAVLESQESVAGLLKNMFEGERSEASIVNGTQVLLTLLETRRSGLEGLMDLYSQGYERSYTVNSSILNAIEPHLKDFQQLLLDPPKKSAILTTVGVLEQPLGNARLHVARLVAALLQTSAPSICQELCNLATMDLLLDLFFKYSWNNFLHFQVELCVAAILNHPSSEERPSPGLQNHDGKPAASAAEAQGEAVETGGTSEPQTSIHNALVAHLFQQCRLVQKILDAWEENDKIQAEGGTRRGNMGHLTRISNMVVQNLEKGPVQAQITDLIKELPEDCRGRWESFVDETLRETNRRNTVELVSTHNMHSSSEDDDMESPFPNDLSLQQAFSDYQIQQMTANFVDQFGFNDEEFSEHDENINATFDRIAEINFNLDADDNSANAAAFEACCKERIRQFDDAEEEEDIWEDKEINYATQAKSRTRFGVSQTSEGSSRSSMENGGRERDRGSESDEDEDSEQNTSDTGPGWTANFRDSGGNAASQTPAAWETSAGGGTDTQETGWANFTEFQPFSGTETDPRCSSPVDSGSSDADKQAKQNHEKSDVSASPGAPPAGEGRKAPLVASDSSSSGGSDSEEDDKTAGAPPAAAIASETAGTPGNKTADLKSEESPVSLEKLSLSDPPKASEQQPSEDSPVTTQTDRKEQTPPPQEVSVNGPV, encoded by the exons ATGTTTTGGAAGTTCGACCTACACACCACCTCCCACATCGACCAGCTGCTGGACAGGGAGGACGTGACGCTGAGGGAGCTGATGGAGGAGGATGACGTCCTGCAGGAGTGCAAGGCTCAGAATCGTCGActgctgctcttcctctccCAGGATCACTGCATGCAGGAGTTGGTCAGCCTCATCACCACAGAGCCACCCGCAGACCTGGAGGAGAGGAGCCGCTTTAA GTTTCCCAACATTGCGTGTGAGCTCCTAACAGCAGATGTGTCCATCATCAATGATAAACTGGGCGGGGACGAGTCTCTCCTCGAGATACTGTACCACTTTTTGGAGCAGGACCCGCCCCTCAACCCGCTACTGGCCAGTTTCTTCAGCAAAACCATCGGCAATCTCATCGCCAGGAAAACCGAACAg GTGATCACCTTTCTAAAGAAAAAGGAAGGCTTCATTGGTCTGGTGCTGAAACATATAGATGCCTCTGCCATGATGGACCTGCTGCTTCGCCTCATCAGTTGTGTGGAGCCTGCCCCCTTGAGGCAGGAGGTCCTCCAT tgGCTGAATGAGGAGAAGTTGGTTCAGAGACTCACAGAGCTTATCCATACTGGCAAAGATGAGGAG AGACAATCAAACGCGTCCCAAACGCTTTGTGACATCATCCGCCTTAGTCGAGACCAGGCCAATCAGATGCAGGAGAATGCGGAGGTCGACCCACTATTGGCCGTGCTAGAGTC GCAGGAGAGTGTAGCGGGACTCCTCAAGAACATGTTTGAGGGGGAGAGAAGTGAGGCCTCCATTGTTAACGGAACTCAAGTGCTACTTACCTTACTGGAGACCAGGAGGTCTGG GTTGGAAGGGCTGATGGATCTGTATTCTCAGGGTTATGAAAGGTCTTACACTgtcaacagcagtattttaaatgcCATTGAGCCCCATTTAAAGGACTTCCAGCAGCTTCTTCTGGATCCCCCCAAG AAAAGTGCAATATTGACGACCGTTGGCGTTCTAGAGCAGCCACTGGGGAACGCCCGCCTTCATGTGGCCCGGCTGGTGGCCGCCCTGCTGCAGACCAGTGCCCCCAGTATCTGCCAGGAGCTCTGCAATCTTGCCACCATGGACCTACTACTG GATCTGTTCTTCAAATACTCCTGGAATAACTTTTTGCACTTCCAAGTGGAGCTGTGTGTGGCGGCTATCCTGAACCACCCTTCCTCAGAGGAGCGGCCCAGCCCAGGCCTCCAGAACCACGACGGGAAGCCTGCAGCATCAGCCGCTGAGGCACAGGGGGAGGCAGTGGAGACAGGCGGGACCAGTGAACCACAGACCTCCATTCATAATGCCCTTGTGGCACAT CTCTTCCAGCAGTGTCGATTGGTACAAAAGATCCTTGACGCCTGGGAGGAGaatgataaaataca GGCTGAGGGCGGCACCAGAAGAGGCAACATGGGTCATCTGACCAGAATTTCCAACATGGTGGTCCAGAACCTTGAGAAAGGACCAGTACAGGCTCAGATCACTGATCTCATCAAAG AGCTGCCAGAAGACTGCAGAGGTCGCTGGGAGAGCTTTGTGGACGAGACCCTGAGAGAGACTAACAGGAGGAACACGGTAGAGCTG GTAAGCACCCACAACATGCACTCGTCCAGCGAGGACGACGACATGGAGAGCCCCTTCCCCAACGACCTGTCGCTCCAACAG GCCTTCTCCGACTATCAGATCCAACAGATGACTGCCAACTTTGTGGATCAGTTTGGGTTCAACGATGAGGAGTTCAGCGAGCATGATGAGAATATCAA CGCCACATTTGACAGAATTGCCGAAATAAACTTCAATCTAGATGCTGATGATAATAGT GCCAATGCGGCTGCTTTTGAAGCCTGCTGTAAAGAGAGGATACGCCAGTTTGATGatgctgaagaggaagaggacattTGGGAGGACAAGGAGATAAACTATGCAACACAAGCTAAATCCAGAACAAG GTTTGGGGTCTCTCAAACCTCAGAGGGAAGCTCCAGGAGCAGCATGGAGAATGGAGGCAGGGAGCGAGACCGTGGATCTGAATCTGATGAGGACGAGGACTCTGAGCAGAACACGTCAGACACAG GTCCGGGCTGGACAGCAAATTTCAGGGACTCTGGAGGGAATGCAGCATCCCAAACCCCGGCAGCATGGGAAACCTCAGCTGGAGGCGGAACAGACACACAGGAAACAGGCTGGGCCAACTTCACTGAGTTCCAGCCTTTCTCTGG TACAGAGACTGATCCCAGGTGCAGCTCTCCTGTGGACTCGGGTAGCAGCGACGCAGATAAACAAGCCAAACAAAACCACGAGAAGAGCG ATGTTAGTGCCTCCCCTGGTGCTCCTCCGGCAGGAGAAGGGAGGAAAGCTCCTCTCGTGGCCTCAGACAGCAGCTCCTCCGGGGGATCTGACAGCGAGGAGGATGACAAAACTGCCGGTGCTCCTCCCGCTGCAGCCATTGCCTCGGAAACAGCCGGCACCCCCGGCAACAAGACAGCTGACCTCAAAAG TGAGGAGAGTCCAGTGTCTCTGGAGAAACTCTCTCTGTCAGATCCTCCAAAAGCATCAGAACAGCAGCCGTCTGAGGATTCACCAGTAACCACACAGACTGACAGGAA AGAGCAAACGCCACCGCCCCAGGAAGTGTCCGTCAACGGGCCGGTCTGA